The genomic segment GGGGGGCTCGCCTTGTCAATGGGTGACGGTGAAACTTGCCGATGATTCTCCTGTCATATTTACtatacagcatgtcatcaaCCGTGCATCTGAGAGATGCCTACAGGCGTTAAAACACATGGGCTTCAGGGCTACAGCTTGAGACTTGACAGCTGTACTCTGTGCTCTGCGGCACTGAATCTTCTCCACATGAGGTAAGCTGGTACACAGCTGACATGCTTTGCATCAATCACCTCTGTATCAAAGGTTATTCCTACCCGATTTCAGCATAAGAGCTGTATCCTGGGCTCCTTCCTTTACCGTTACTGTGTAGACAGTGGTGATTATTTCATACCAGCAGTGCAGCAAACTGGAGCCACACGAGTTGCCATTACAGAGGTAATTATTCAGTCACATGACATCATCCATTGAGCCTGTAACATCTTAGCTCTAGATCACGAGTTTCTGCATAACATTCACCATTGGTCAACGATGCTTTTGATACACCTCATttgaattaaatttaattaaatgaaaagcCACTTTGTAGCTAGATAAAATTATGGTTAATGAGACTGCATAATCAATAAAAATACCAAGCTCACACTCAGCACATACATGCTTTTCCAGTGACCCAGGTAGCTATCAGGTCTGCTCAGTATAGACGCGCTTCACCAAAGATTCGCCAGCAGAGTCTAAGGCTGTCCATCGTGTCACCACAGCCTGGTTCTGATTTCTCCTGACCAGTAGGTCACCTGTGCTGATTTACAGGTGTGTGGTCCCTCTGGATGTTTGCTGGGCTTACTGAAGATCAGGTGCCAGTCTGCTGTTTTAGTCCTTTTGCATTCAAACACCAGTtcctctcccccaccccctgtgTTTTACGTTCTTCAGGTTATCAAACTCCTACCAAGGCTTCCAATTGCAGTAATGACTTCAATTAAATGACAAATTACATTCTACACCATAAATGAACCAGCAGATGGAAATCAGAGCATCACCTCAGCTTCTGATGTAATGAGTGAATGGAAAAAgcaatatataaataacatctaaCCACCTTCCTTGACCACTTATCAAGTACTGATTCCCAGTGAACCTGGAGCATAATCCAAGATACAAGAGAGGGGAAagccaggcagggcagcacctggacaggatgacagtgtaTCGTAGAGCACTCACAATCACAGGCTGCTGGGACATAAATTCATATTCCACTCCATATTTGGAActgcagcagaaaaggagagcagctgGAGGAAACCAGTTGAGACAGGGAGGGTACAGGAAAGAGTGGAgggaacatgaaagcatggaggGAGCATGAGAGCGTGGAGAGAACATTTGGAGGGAACATGAGAGCGTGGAGGGAGCATGAGAGCGTGGAGGGAGCATGAGAGCGTGGAGAGAACATTTGGAgggaacatgaaagcatggaggGAGCATGAGAGCGTGGAGGGAGCATGAGAGCGTGGAGGGAGCATGAGAGCGTGGAGGAAACATGAGAGTGTGGAGGGAGCATGAGAGCGTGGAGGAAACATGAGAGCGTGGAGGGAGCATGAGAGCGTGGAGGGAGCATGAGAGCGTGGAGGGAACATGAGAGCATGGAGGGAGCATGAGAGCATGGAGGGAACATGACAGCGTGGAGGAAGCATGAGATCATGGAGGGAGCATGAGAGCGTGGAGGGAGCATGAGAGCATGGAGGGAACATGACAGCGTGGAGGAAGCATGAGATCATGGAGGGAGCATGAGAGCGTGGAGGGAGCATGAGATCATGGAGGGAGCATGGAGGGAGCATGAGAGCGTGGAGGAAGCATGAGATCATGGAGGGAGCATGAGAGCGTGGAGGGAGCATGAGAGCGTGGAGGGAGCATGAGAGCGTGGAGGGAGCATGAGAGCGTGGAGGGAACATGACAGCGTGGAGGAAGCATGAGATCATGGAGGGAGCATGAGAGCGTGGAGGGAGCATGAGAGCGTGGAGGAAGCATGAGATCGTGGAGGGAGCATGAGAGCGTGGAGGAAGCATGAGATCATGGAGGGAGCATGAGAGCGTGGAGGGAGCATGAGAGCGTGGAGGGAGCATGAGAGCGTGGAGGAAGCATGAGATCATGGAGGGAGCATGAGAGCGTGGAGGGAGCATGAGAGCGTGGAGGGAGCATGAGAGCGTGGAGGAAGCATGAGATCATGGAGGGAGCATGAGAGCATGGAGGGAGCATCAGAGCGTGGAGGGAGCATCAGAGCGTGGAGGGAGCGAGAGCATGCTCACTTGATGTGGAGTAAGGAATCAGAAGCACAGCCCTGAATCTTGCTTTGAGGTTTTTCATCCAGAATGCATACCGTGTCTCATGTGTGATACCCACATTTACTCTTTCTCTGTCTTCTTCAAACATTCCTTTCATTGTCTTTTGTGTTCCTTACTTTTAAGTCAATATGAAAATTTGCCCCAGAGATTTCCCCTAACCACCAGATAAaactaaaaaactaaaaaaagatCTGAAATAAAGGTTCATAATGAATGAGAGCAGCTGACAGGGGGCTGAAGAAGTGCCTGTCATTAAACAGACCCGGGGGGTCGTGGCCTTAATTAGCTTTAGCATAATCGAAGTGGCGTCTTCCTCCACTCCCCCGTTAAGCCATGCCACAAAAGGGACTGGCAGCCACCTGATGCTAATGGGCTATGTGAAACGCCAGACCCAGCGTGCGCCAGCCCGCCGCGCTTCGCCACGAGGCAGCTCCGTGGGAGATGTGGGGACCACGTCAGCGCCTCGCGGTCTGGTGCATCCTCGCAGCTTAAAGGCGCCCACAGAGACTGTCGGTGTGGTAACTCCCTCAGGTGACACCAAGCAGGTGTTCAGTGGGGACTTTGCAGCAACAGATAGTGAAATAAGGAAAACAAGCTTTTCCTGTGACGTTTTAGTTAGAAAGGTTAAAGGCACCTTTAATCTGCTCTTCACACTAATACCTCTAAATATGACGAATTTGCTAACTCTCCCAATGCCGTCTTCAGACCAGATTTCTCTTTTTAAGTTCACaataattaaaacaataaacTGACCCATAATATAATTAACTAACCCTTCAAAATAAATGtgcacaaaaaaaggaaaagctcATCAACAAAgcataataaaacaaaatgacaGGCAAAGCAAATGTTTACATGAAATTTAAACCTCTTAAAAATGGCCACAGGTTGGAAGGAAAGCTGTAAAATGAATTACGTTGAATCAACCAGAATGAACACAAGCCAAACACACCGCTGCCTCACTGGGGCTCGCACCAAACCTTGATACGTCAAATGCACCCAGAGACGAGCAGACATCATAAAGAGTGAAGGCTGCTCTCCTCcagatgaggagagaggaggtgcCATGTAGCCCTACCTGTGAGCAGAGATGGGAGGCGTGTTCTCCAAAGCTTCTGAGGATTCAGCTGGCTTGGTGACAGCACGGTCCTGTCCTCCGCCTTGGAAACAAAAACTAAGTGCTTGCAGTCATACGGCAGTGTCTTCTTatagtgacaccccccccccccccactgacttAGCCCAGCCCCCTTACCCCCAGCCAACTCCCCCCTCGCCTAGCCACGTTACTACAACTCTCAGAGGGAGAGAGTGAACAAGGAGGGAGAGTAAGTGGGAAAAAAGGGGAGGGCAGGCGTCTTACGCACAGCCACGGATGTGACCGTCGGTGACGTGTGAGCCTATGCACCTTCCTGGAAGGAGCTAATGAGGCTGAACATCTACATCATGCGGATATTTATGTGCCACTGTACATAAGAATAAGGTCCCTACAGCTCCAACACGCGCGCACATCCGTCACCCCAACACAGGTGGGGGCATCGGCAGAGACAGGGACGCAACATGCATTAGCTGTTTGGAGCTTCATATCTTAGTGTTATATTTAAATCACAAGGACTCAATCAAGTCTGACATCATATCATTGAAACCAGTTAGACCCTTAAAAGAAAGGACTCCCCATTTAAtcctttggggggagggggggtagagAGATCAGGCAGAGGTGGGAGTGACAAATCAAGGCAGAGTATGAACAAACTATCAAATTGTCTGCTTTGAAATTaagaatatatttatataatttataagcTAAAGTATACATGGATGTACAGTATatggtctgtgttcatgtgaggatAAATGAAAAGCTGCAATGAACATCgcgactttggacattttgaacAGGTGCAAGGTGGATGATAGGACATGTTATTATGTACGAGATTATGGAAAGATCATAGAAACCCCACATGACGAAGGAATTTGACATTGAAGTAAATCACAATTATAGCCACAGCTGAGTGGTATTTGGTTACAGTTAACAGTGTTAGTCAGATATGAAACAGGTCAGCAATCATTGCTGTGATATGTGAGTGAGCAATGAACTGGAAATTTATTTGTTTAACATATGCTTTTacgcaaaacaacaaacaattgAGAAGGCAGAGTCAGCCAATATCTGGAGTAACTGGGGTTAAtgggcctcactcaagggcccaatggtgacatcactctgccaagtataggatttgaaccaacaaccattcACTGTCTTTTTtgcagtcatccatccatccatccattttccaaaccgcctatcctactgggtcgcggggggtccggagcctatcccggacgcaatgggcacgaggcagggaacaacccaggatggggggccagcccatcacagggcacactcacacacaccattcactcacacatacactcctatgggcaattttagcaactccaattggcctcagcatgtttttggactgtggggggaaaccggagtacctggaggaaaccccacgatgacatggggagaacatgcaaactctgcacacatgtgacccaggtggagactcgaacccaggttccagaggtgtgaggcgacagcgctaaccactgcaccaccatgccaccccctattttgcagtcattttattattttttttttctttgtataccattttgttttctttctggTGCATATTTCCTGACAAGCACAATTCAGGCAGCCCTCTTACACCCGCCTAACTGGGaaagcatttcactgcacagAAGTACAGTGTCTGATTGTGTATGTGACGATTAAAACTTAAAACTTGAGTGCAGTGTGCTAATGTACTGAGCCATGGACCGTCACACCCATATAATACGTCAATGGGAACAGTCTCCAAATTCAAGATTACAAACACCAAGCTGCGTGACAAGCTGCGCTGGTGAAGCACATTTCAACTGGGAGGCCAGACTGgggccagtttttctgttagggAGGGCAAATGCATTTAACCTTAATGTCCTCTAGGAATTACTTACACTAGATTGCCAGCATTAAAGAGCAAAAGGAGTTAAATTTTTAGTCGACCTATCTCTACAAATGGACCCCACCCAATGTGTAGCTTCAAACCAGATCATATATTGCTCATTACGCGTACTATAAACATTATAGTAAACATTATAGTAAACATGATAGTAAATGGACCCCAAACCTACAATGGGCTGTATTAAACTACATGCGTATTATGTTACAGTTTCTGCGTAGCAGCTATTTGACGAGGGAAAGGTGTTGAACGTTGCTCAGTTGCAGAAAGTTTGATGTTTCTTTCAGTGTTAAAGAAAGATTCATATAAACAAAATGTATAGCAAGTGCTCACTACCATAAAAAGAATTGTTCAAGCAAAAGGGGGCGAGCCAGTTCTTCATAACTTTTGAAGGAAATAGCCTACCACCACAGTGAGGGTTAGGGACCATAAAGTCTAAATACACGTGCAGTGAGGCACAATAACGCTTTCTTAAACTATAATAAAGTGCAAACTTCCCTTTTTGTATTACAGAAAGTTGCCGAGCATAAACTCAAACTGCTTTTTTAGATATACCCTCAGAAAATAAAAACGGGACCAGCGGCTGAGACGCTCACCAGTTTTACATGGGCATCTTTCCGTAGGTAACTGACAAAGATGGTGATAGATCAGCTATGTTTAAGAGGTTCTTATCAcctgccgcagccaggtgttatatggatgtccccttggcctggtccagctgctcaggttctcagcaatgaggatcctgtgagccgaATCACCTTCAGAGAATCGCTCCACATGGCCGTGGAGCCATAACtgatgctccctcacaatgcaggtaatgtgccttatTTGGGACTCAAAATTTGCTGCTGAACTTTTTCCTACATTCTGATTGGTTTATGTTTGGGAAAACCCAAAGTATGCTTTCAATTCACAATATCAAATGGGATGTCACTTTGTGGAAGTAATTGGATCAGATTATTGTTCTACGTGGTAATATAGGGAATGTCAGGTCATTTTACAGAACCAGGAACACCTTCTGATGCTTTGTGGTGTAGGCGGGTGtaagggggtgggtggggtctcaAGCAACACTGATTGCTTTGCAGATTAGGCGGGTGtaagggggtgggtggggtctcaCGCAATGCTGATTGCTTTGCAGGTTAGGCGGGTAtaagaggggtgggtggggtctcccGCAATGCTGATTGCTTTGCAGGTTAGGCGGGTAtaagaggggtgggtggggtctcccGCAATGCTGATTGCTTTGCAGGTTAGGCGGGTAtaagaggggtgggtggggtctcccGCAATGCTGATTGCTTTGCAGGTTAGGCGGGTGtaagaggggtgggtggggtctcccGCAATGCTGATTGCTTTGCAGGTTAGGCGGGTGtaagaggggtgggtggggtctccTGCAACGCTGACCGCTTTGTGGGTTAGGCGGGTGtaagaggggtgggtggggtctcccGCAATGCTGACCGCTTAGCAGGTTAGGCGGGTGtaagggggtgggtggggtctcaCGCAATGCTGATTGCTTTGCAGGTTAGGCGGGTAtaagaggggtgggtggggtctcccGCAATGCTGATTGCTTTGCAGGTTAGGCGGGTAtaagaggggtgggtggggtctcccGCAATGCTGATTGCTTTGCAGGTTAGGCGGGTAtaagaggggtgggtggggtctcccGCAATGCTGATTGCTTTGCAGGTTAGGCGGGTGtaagaggggtgggtggggtctcccGCAATGCTGATTGCTTTGCAGGTTAGGCGGGTGtaagaggggtgggtggggtctcccGCAATGCTGATTGCTTTGCAGGTTAGGCGGGTGtaagaggggtgggtggggtctccTGCAACGCTGACCGCTTTGTGGGTTAGGCGGGTGtaagaggggtgggtggggtctcccGCAATGCTGACCGCTTAGCAGGTTAGGCGGGTGtaagggggtgggtggggtctcaCGCAATGCTGATTGCTTTGCAGGTTAGGCGGGTAtaagaggggtgggtggggtctcccGCAATGCTGATTGCTTTGCAGGTTAGGCGGGTAtaagaggggtgggtggggtctcccGCAATGCTGATTGCTTTGCAGGTTAGGCGGGTAtaagaggggtgggtggggtctcccGCAATGCTGATTGCTTTGCAGGTTAGGCGGGTGtaagaggggtgggtggggtctcccGCAATGCTGATTGCTTTGCAGGTTAGGCGGGTGtaagaggggtgggtggggtctcccGCAATGCTGATTACTTCGCAGGTTAGGTGGGTGtaagaggggtgggtggggtctccTGCAACGCTGACCGCTTTGTGGGTTAGGCGGGTGtaagaggggtgggtggggtctcccGCAATGCTGACCGCTTAGCAGGTTAGGCGGGTGtaagaggggtgggtggggtctcccGCAATGCTGACCGCCTTGCAGGTAAGGTGGGTGtaagaggggtgggtggggtctcaCGCAATGCTGATTGCTTTGCAGGTTACGTGGGTTTAAGAATATTGTTGCTGCACCACATGAGCAGTTGGCCCACTTCATTACTGTAGTTAGTCTCATCGTTCTTGCTGTTGATGACACCCGCCGctttggtgtcgtctgcaaacttgAAGAAAAGGTTGGTGCTGTAGCTTGGTGTGCAGTCATGGGTCAGCAAGGTGAAGAGCAGGGGGCTGAGCACATGTCCCTGTGACCCTACTGTTActtgatatttatttattcctaGTTATTTTGTCCATCACCTGTGTGTGAGCATATAAAACATATAATACACACAATCAGTgaccaaacacaaacagctaGCTGCTCCTAGCATTGAATCTTGGATCTGCACCTGAATACATACAGCATGCAGACAGGAGTCAACAGATTCACTTACTGTTCAATTAAGCATTAGAACAGTTAAGGTGCCTGATCTAAGCAATTTTGAACATGGTGCGATTGTTAGTGCCAGATGTTGTGGTTCCAGCATGTCGGACACCCTTCTCGTATTTTCACATACTACTGCGTCTAGAGTTTGCAGAGAATGGTGCAATGAACAGAACACATCCAGTGATTAGCATTTCTATGGccaaaaactgcatgttaatgagTGGGGTTAGGGAACGGCCAGACTCGTTATAGCTAAAGCGAAGGCCACAAGTGCAAATATACCAGCTCAGTACGGCTTCTCTGAATGCAGAACTTATCTACTCTTATCATGCTTCTGGAGATGAAAGGGAGTGTCACATATGTGCAGTACATCTAGTAGAATGGCCACTGAGTGTATCTCTTTTTTCCTCACATTACATACATCTGTTATGTATAGAATTTACTGTTACTATTAGCTTGCCCTAGCCCCTTATCCCTACATCCAGGCTTTTTATTGTCCTGCAGGGCAATGAAAACCACTCATGCTGACAACGTCAGCAGGGCCTGCACTGTTTATGGGCACCCACGAGTAATTAACCGCTAAGATTGAGCAAAGGTCATTATTTTTGGGTGCTTAATTAATTTAGCAACGTTGCATGCTTTCTCTAAAAGCATATAAGCGCAAAATATTCCTCTAACCAGTAATGGCTGTTTCTAAAGTTCAAGAAGGGCAACAACCTCCTTAATCGAGTTGCCTTCGCAATAATTCTCTCATTCCTATCGAAAGCATCACATTTTCTGACCTGTCAGCTTCCGCATACATCATGCGTTCTTATATGGAGGAATCTGTCTATTGTTGCACCACTTATCCAGAACAGAGTCACATGGGATATCGATCCTATCCCAGGCAGATTTGGGAACAAAGCAGGGGTAAAGGAAACTGAAgtacataaataaatgtatcaAAGGGGCAATGATGTGACCTACTGCGCTACCAAATTAAGAATTGAAATGTAAAGAACTATATTTTATTTGGAACATTGTCATACTTAAACCCAAATTTCCCAGACAAATTCCAAGCGTCACACAAATTTAGAAACACTTGGGACAATGGGAAGGCATTTGTCATCACCATGAAAATATCGGCCGCAAATTTTAAGCCATTTTAAGCATATGCCTGAAGGATTTGGTATTTTTCTAACTTTAGGCTTTATTATTCTTTCTGCCCTCCCTGTCATGCctctttattttacatttgaatACTTTAGTGGTGCTTTTATCCCAAAGCTGCTTAGCATTTTAGTCCTGTATACAGCTGGGTGATTCACTCAAGCTGTGTGGCTTAAGCTTCTAACGTGCAACTGCAGAGATCTGGGTGGGATGACGGACAGGTCTAAGGGGCACATGGATCTGAGGAGGGAATGGGGGCCTTAATTTAGGGAAGAGGGTTTTataaaagcaaagtgaaaacaACATTGACTTTCACTTTGGGAGAGTGTAATGAAGTCTGCGCAAATATGCGGTCGGAGGCTTGGTGAGAGAGAACACCTAGGGTACACAAGGATCTGTATCTTAAATCCATCAGCAACGCTAAAAAATAtagtatattaaaaaaaatgctgttCACTCCAGCATGTAGTGTGTAGAgaagaaaaatattttcattAATTGAAGCTGAAGATGCACCTGACTAGTATTGCAGAACGTGCTGCCTGTGTGGTACATGAAGCTATAGCACAGTCATCTGTAAAATGTAAAGGCCAGGGCATAATCTACTTCCTGTGGATGCTTGCTGGGTATTGTGTCACTGTGTGGGTGGGGCAAGGTTGAAGGAAGGGCAATTGATACTTAAGACAAGATGAACTCTATTGATCCTGGGGGAACATTCTAGAAATATTTCACCTGATgatttcttctctctttttttcttttattaaaaCCCTACCTTTAGTCTGTCAAAGGGTCAAAGCATAAGCGCAGACTGAGGAGAGTCGCTTTACTAAGAAGACGATGTAACGTATTTCATAATGTTAAAAATTGACACGTAAAAAAAGCATGCAAATATAGATTCAACCTACATGTGCAAATAATCGTTCATGTTTCACGTGCAATTCTATTACTGTATGATAAAAGTATCAGTAATTAATTGGATATAGCAGCGTCTGATTTACCTGACATCTGTGACGTTATGATGTTTTATGCTTTACAGAATCAGGATCGATCAATACATAATAAGGTCCCATGCAGCCCTCGGGGACACTGCAGTACAATATTGTCTTCTACACTGAGGATAAAGGGAGGTCTCATTGCCACACTGCAATGTTACTGGAAGTAATACCTTCGGTATTTCATATTTTCGCATTAAGCCGGATGCAAGTTAGTTAATCACCTACACTGCAGCGCTGACATAACTTAAGATATTACTATTTCCGTATAAAAAATACTATACTTCATTAATAGGATAAAAACAAGTTATTAACAATACCATGTATAAAATCCCAGTCACCACAAATAATCTTTAAATTACAatgagaaaaaaacaaataaaaacggAAAATTAAACCCTCACAACGCAGAGACGAGCCCAGTGGACAAACAGTTAAACGTGAGTGACCTCAGTTAATGATATAATTGCATTGTGACTTATCCAGAAGTCACAATTACCCTCGTAGCAAGAAACACATTAGTGACCCTGAGAAGGAGGACAGGAATGAATCACAAATTTGTGGTTCGTGTGGTTTTAATTTATGTAACGCCATACGCACTGTATACGAGGTCTGACAGACGACATGCAGGAAAATCCAAAAAAAGTTATTATGAGACTTAAAGAGAAGCCTTAATTATAAGATATAAAGTTTAAGAATTAAAGTGAAGTCTTAATGAACAAAGTATACTCAGTTTTATTGTGCCTATCTGTCATTAGACAtgactaaataaaaaaaaaggaaaagttaGGCAAACATCCAGCTGTAGGACGGACCACCCACAAAATTAATGAGGAACGCCCACTTCGCGAGACGCCATAGGAATGAAGCAAAAAATTTCAAAAAGTGAATGACGTGCCACGTGCAAGATAAATGCGCGCAAACGACCAATCAGAGAGCTGAGCATTCTGACGTAACACAAGCGGGAAGTTGGAAGAAGGGACGGAAGTTGGGGCACttcttgtgctttttttttaactcttaATACTTAACGCTTACTTACTCTTAATTTACGTAAATGTCTGTCTGCTGTTGTGTATAACGTAAAGTTGATTTAGCATATTTTTCTGCGGCTCTATGTGGGTAAGTACGGTTTTCCTTCGTTACAAACAAATTGACGTTTCTCCGTATTTACGTTTTTGTTGTCGCTAGTAGtaacaacaacagcatcaacacgTTGAGTATAAAATGACTGGGTACTAAATAAACGGTTTTCATGGTTTCACTGGCTAGGCACCATAGTGGATATAGATTAACAATGTAACAAACTTACTGTATTGTATTCAAGTATGAGAAACGTTGGTTTGTAGGCTTACTAACAGTCATAGGCAAACAAAAGTAAAATGCAAagcttttaaaagaaaaactaaagtaacctaaaatcactttattttgtacctaAAAAGTGAGATGTAGTTTTAAAATTATGTTTGAAAATAGTTTCTGCTTTTAATCGTAAATTTATACAGGCTTCTGTGTATTGAATTGACActcgcatttttttttctggctgTCACAATGCAGAATTTCAGACAACAATCACCTCTACGGAGAGCCTGTTTTCAGTGGAGCACTGAATGAGTGATCAGATGGAGAAGGTGTACATCCTGGAGCGGGAAGTGGGCCGGGGCAGCTATGGGGTGGTTTTCGAGGGCCGTGTAGCCGAGACAGGGCCATGGGGTATCCGGGGCGATAGGGTTGCTATTAAGCGCCTTCCCTGTAGTAGCCCTGAGTGCATCGAGCTGTTCCTACAGGAGCTCTGGGCCATGAGAGCTACAGCTAGGAGCCACCCCAATGTCATTGCCCTCCACTGCTGCCTCCATCAGACTGGACCTAACATCCTTCAGCCCCTGGGGGCAGGGAAGCTACCGCTGGACCTGGTGGAGAGCGCCCTCAAGGGCAGCGTGAAACGATCATCTCCGGCCCACAAAGGCACAACCGCTAAGACGCGTGGGAAAATGTTGCCTCTGCAACCTGCTGCCATGAGCTGCTCTGCCCTGTGGCTGGTCATGGAGTACTGTGATGGCGGCGACTTGAACCGCTATCTGCTGTCAAGGCCCCCAGACACCCAGAGGAACTACAGCGTGATCCAGCAGTTGAGCAGCGCCGTGGCATTCCTGCACAAGCTCCGAATCGTGCACCGTGATTTGAAACCCGACAACGTACTGGTGCAGGACACCCCTGCTGGACCGCTTATCAAGGTGCTTGGACCCCTGGTTCGCATGGGAGCCTTGAAGAAATAAAACAGCGTTCGGAGGTCGAGAAACTGATAAACAACCGAAAGGGACAAAACACTA from the Brienomyrus brachyistius isolate T26 chromosome 19, BBRACH_0.4, whole genome shotgun sequence genome contains:
- the si:ch211-63o20.7 gene encoding serine/threonine-protein kinase pdik1l-B-like codes for the protein MSDQMEKVYILEREVGRGSYGVVFEGRVAETGPWGIRGDRVAIKRLPCSSPECIELFLQELWAMRATARSHPNVIALHCCLHQTGPNILQPLGAGKLPLDLVESALKGSVKRSSPAHKGTTAKTRGKMLPLQPAAMSCSALWLVMEYCDGGDLNRYLLSRPPDTQRNYSVIQQLSSAVAFLHKLRIVHRDLKPDNVLVQDTPAGPLIKVADFGLSKMSEGLAEGHLNRKCFSSTCGSDFYMAPEVWAGRSYTDQADIFSLGVLFWAVLERITFLEDGSMQEQLGAYVCRGRWLVPLGEALSENPDLQLVIPMRARRAPPLPAPPTPQLCTLLLDMLASDPASRPTACQLEERVHSATTSQ